In Vibrio sp. FE10, the following are encoded in one genomic region:
- the gspE gene encoding type II secretion system ATPase GspE, translating to MAELVGAASTYQRLPFSFANRYKMVLEYQHPERAPILYYVEPLKSAAIIEVSRVVKNGFTPQAIGADEFDKKLTDAYQRDSSEARQLMEDIGADNDDFFSLAEELPQDEDLLESEDDAPIIKLINAMLGEAIKEGASDIHIETFEKSLSIRFRIDGVLRDVLAPSRKLAPLLVSRVKVMAKLDIAEKRVPQDGRISLRIGGRAVDVRVSTMPSSHGERVVMRLLDKNATRLDLHSLGMTAENHENFRKLIQRPHGIILVTGPTGSGKSTTLYAGLQELNSNERNILTVEDPIEFDIDGIGQTQVNPKVDMTFARGLRAILRQDPDVVMIGEIRDLETAEIAVQASLTGHLVMSTLHTNTAVGAITRLRDMGIEPFLISSSLLGVLAQRLVRTLCNECKEPYEADKEQKKLFGLKKKESLTLYHAKGCEECGHKGYRGRTGIHELLMIDDSVQELIHSESGEQAIEKAIRGTTPSIRDDGLSKVLKGVTSLEEVMRVTKEV from the coding sequence ATGGCTGAATTGGTAGGGGCGGCAAGTACTTATCAGCGCTTGCCGTTTAGCTTTGCGAATCGCTACAAGATGGTGTTGGAGTATCAACATCCAGAGCGCGCGCCGATACTTTATTATGTTGAGCCACTGAAATCGGCGGCGATCATTGAAGTAAGCCGTGTTGTGAAAAATGGCTTCACGCCACAAGCGATCGGTGCAGACGAATTTGATAAAAAACTGACGGATGCGTACCAGCGCGATTCGTCGGAAGCTCGTCAGCTAATGGAAGACATTGGTGCCGACAACGACGACTTTTTCTCTCTAGCGGAGGAACTGCCTCAAGATGAAGACTTGCTTGAATCGGAAGACGATGCACCAATCATCAAGTTGATCAATGCGATGCTGGGTGAGGCGATCAAAGAGGGTGCTTCGGATATTCATATCGAAACCTTCGAGAAGTCATTGTCTATCCGCTTCCGTATTGATGGCGTATTACGTGATGTTCTTGCACCAAGCCGCAAACTGGCTCCGCTGTTGGTTTCACGTGTCAAGGTTATGGCTAAACTGGATATTGCAGAAAAACGCGTGCCACAAGATGGCCGTATCTCTCTGCGTATCGGTGGTCGAGCGGTTGATGTTCGTGTTTCAACCATGCCTTCTTCGCACGGTGAGCGTGTGGTAATGCGTCTGTTGGACAAAAACGCCACTCGTCTAGACTTGCACAGTTTAGGTATGACAGCAGAAAACCATGAAAACTTCCGTAAGCTGATTCAGCGTCCACACGGTATTATCTTGGTGACCGGCCCGACAGGTTCAGGTAAATCGACGACCTTGTACGCTGGTCTGCAAGAACTCAACAGTAATGAACGAAACATTTTAACCGTTGAAGACCCAATCGAATTCGATATCGATGGCATTGGTCAAACACAAGTGAACCCTAAGGTTGATATGACCTTTGCGCGAGGCTTACGTGCCATTCTTCGTCAAGATCCTGATGTGGTTATGATTGGTGAGATCCGTGACTTGGAAACCGCAGAGATCGCTGTCCAAGCCTCTTTGACAGGTCATTTAGTTATGTCGACTCTGCATACCAATACTGCCGTCGGTGCGATTACACGTCTGCGTGATATGGGCATTGAACCTTTCTTGATCTCTTCTTCACTGCTCGGTGTTTTGGCTCAGCGCCTGGTTCGTACCTTATGTAACGAATGTAAAGAACCTTATGAAGCCGATAAAGAGCAGAAGAAACTGTTTGGGTTGAAGAAGAAAGAAAGCCTGACGCTTTACCATGCCAAAGGTTGTGAAGAGTGTGGCCATAAGGGTTATCGAGGTCGTACCGGTATTCATGAACTATTGATGATTGATGATTCGGTACAAGAGTTGATTCACAGTGAGTCTGGAGAACAGGCGATTGAGAAGGCAATTCGTGGCACAACCCCAAGTATTCGTGATGATGGCTTGAGCAAAGTTCTGAAAGGGGTAACGTCCCTAGAAGAAGTGATGCGTGTGACCAAGGAAGTCTAG
- the gspD gene encoding type II secretion system secretin GspD: MKHWFKKSAWLLAGSLICTPAAIASDFSASFKGTDIQEFINIVGRNLEKTIIVDPSVRGKIDVRSYDVLNEEQYYSFFLNVLEVYGYAVVEMDSGVLKIIKAKDSKTSAIPVVGDGDTINGDNVVTRVVTVRNVSVRELSPLLRQLNDNAGAGNVVHYDPANIILITGRAAVVNRLAEIIKRVDQAGDKEIEVVELKNASAAEMVRIVDALSKTTDAKNTPAFLQPKLVADERTNAILISGDPKVRSRLRRLIEQLDVEMATKGNNQVIYLKYAKAEDLVDVLKGVSDNLQSEKQTSTKGSSSQRNQVMISAHSDTNSLVITAQPDIMNALQDVIAQLDIRRAQVLIEALIVEMAEGDGINLGVQWGNLDTGAVIQYGNTGASIGGVMVGLEEAKDTETTTAVYDSDGNFQRNETTTEKGDYSTLASALSGVNGAAMSVVMGDWTALISAVATDSNSNILSSPSITVMDNGEASFIVGEEVPVLTGSTAGSSNDNPFQTVERKEVGIKLKVVPQINEGDSVQLQIEQEVSNVLGANGAVDVRFAKRQLNTSVIVQDGQMLVLGGLIDERALESESKVPFLGDIPVLGHLFKSTSTQVEKKNLMVFIKPTIIRDGMTADGITQRKYNFIRAEQLYKSEQGLKLMDDDNIPVLPKFGADMNHPAEIQAFIDQMEQE, encoded by the coding sequence GTGAAGCATTGGTTTAAGAAAAGTGCATGGTTATTGGCAGGAAGCTTAATCTGCACACCCGCAGCCATCGCGAGTGATTTTAGTGCCAGCTTTAAGGGCACTGACATTCAAGAGTTTATTAATATTGTTGGCCGCAACTTAGAGAAGACGATCATCGTTGACCCTTCGGTGCGCGGGAAAATTGATGTTCGTAGTTACGATGTGCTCAATGAAGAGCAATATTACAGCTTCTTCTTAAACGTATTAGAGGTTTACGGCTACGCGGTGGTCGAAATGGACTCGGGTGTTCTTAAGATCATCAAAGCGAAAGATTCTAAAACGTCGGCAATTCCAGTCGTTGGAGACGGTGACACGATCAATGGTGACAATGTTGTCACACGTGTAGTGACCGTTCGCAATGTTTCAGTACGTGAACTTTCTCCTTTGCTTCGCCAGCTGAATGACAATGCAGGTGCGGGTAACGTTGTGCATTACGACCCTGCCAATATCATTCTAATTACTGGCCGCGCAGCCGTTGTAAATCGTTTAGCCGAGATCATCAAGCGTGTTGACCAAGCGGGTGATAAAGAGATCGAAGTCGTTGAGCTAAAGAACGCTTCTGCGGCAGAAATGGTGCGTATTGTCGATGCATTAAGCAAAACCACCGATGCGAAAAACACACCTGCATTTCTACAACCTAAATTGGTTGCCGATGAGCGTACCAATGCGATTCTTATCTCAGGCGATCCTAAGGTACGTAGCCGTTTAAGAAGGCTGATTGAACAGCTTGATGTTGAAATGGCAACTAAGGGCAACAACCAAGTAATTTACCTTAAATACGCCAAAGCAGAAGACTTAGTCGATGTACTGAAAGGCGTATCGGACAACCTGCAATCAGAGAAGCAGACATCAACCAAAGGCAGCTCATCTCAACGCAACCAAGTGATGATCTCAGCACACAGTGATACCAACTCTTTGGTGATCACTGCCCAGCCAGACATCATGAATGCGCTGCAAGATGTGATTGCACAGCTGGATATTCGTCGTGCTCAAGTATTGATTGAAGCCTTGATCGTCGAGATGGCAGAAGGTGACGGCATTAACCTTGGTGTGCAATGGGGTAACCTTGATACTGGTGCTGTGATTCAGTACGGCAACACAGGTGCATCGATTGGTGGTGTCATGGTTGGTTTGGAAGAAGCCAAAGATACTGAAACGACCACCGCGGTATATGACTCTGATGGTAACTTCCAGCGTAATGAGACCACTACCGAAAAGGGTGACTATTCAACTCTAGCTTCTGCGCTTTCTGGCGTTAATGGCGCTGCAATGAGTGTCGTTATGGGCGACTGGACAGCGTTGATCAGTGCGGTAGCAACCGATTCAAACTCTAACATCCTATCTTCTCCGAGTATTACCGTGATGGATAACGGCGAGGCTTCATTCATTGTGGGTGAAGAGGTGCCTGTTCTTACTGGTTCTACAGCAGGTTCAAGTAACGATAATCCATTCCAAACGGTTGAACGTAAAGAAGTGGGTATCAAGCTGAAAGTAGTGCCACAAATCAATGAAGGCGACTCGGTTCAACTGCAAATAGAACAAGAAGTATCGAACGTATTAGGTGCAAACGGGGCAGTAGATGTTCGTTTTGCTAAGCGTCAGCTAAATACGTCAGTGATTGTTCAAGATGGTCAAATGCTGGTGTTGGGTGGTCTGATTGACGAGCGAGCGCTGGAAAGTGAATCTAAGGTCCCATTCTTAGGTGATATCCCTGTACTTGGGCACCTGTTCAAATCAACCAGTACTCAGGTTGAGAAAAAGAACCTAATGGTCTTCATCAAGCCAACGATTATTCGTGATGGTATGACAGCTGATGGTATCACCCAGCGTAAATACAACTTCATCCGTGCTGAGCAGCTGTATAAGTCAGAGCAGGGCCTGAAACTGATGGATGACGATAACATCCCGGTATTACCTAAATTTGGTGCCGACATGAATCACCCGGCTGAGATCCAAGCCTTCATCGATCAAATGGAACAAGAATAA
- the pckA gene encoding phosphoenolpyruvate carboxykinase (ATP) → MTVMEHTKAAQIDLTKHGLTGVTEVLRNPSYEQLFVEETLPGLEGYEKGVVTELGSVAVDTGIFTGRSPKDKYIVKDDTTRDTMWWSDQGKNDNKPITTEVWDELKELVTTQLSGKRLFVIDGYCGANPDTRLSVRIITEVAWQAHFVKNMFIRPTDEELATFEPDFVVMNGAKTTNPNWEKQGLNSENFVAFNLTERVQIIGGTWYGGEMKKGMFAMMNYLLPLQGIASMHCSANVGEEGDVAIFFGLSGTGKTTLSTDPKRELIGDDEHGWDDDGIFNFEGGCYAKTIRLSKEAEPEIYNAIRRDALLENVTVRGDGSIDFDDGSKTENTRVSYPIHHIDNIVKPVSKAGHAQKVIFLTADAFGVLPPVSKLTPEQTKYHFLSGFTAKLAGTERGITEPTPTFSAAFGAAFLTLHPTQYAEVLVKRMEAAGAEAYLVNTGWNGTGKRISIQDTRGIIDAILDGSIDQAETKVIPMFNLEVPLALHDVDPAILDPRDTYTDPLQWESKAKDLAERFINNFDKYTDNAEGKSLVAAGPQLD, encoded by the coding sequence ATGACCGTTATGGAACATACTAAGGCTGCACAAATTGATCTAACTAAGCACGGACTGACTGGCGTTACTGAAGTTCTTCGTAATCCTAGCTACGAGCAGTTATTCGTTGAAGAGACACTGCCAGGTTTGGAAGGCTACGAAAAAGGCGTAGTAACGGAACTAGGCTCTGTTGCGGTTGACACTGGTATCTTTACTGGCCGCTCACCAAAAGATAAATACATCGTTAAAGATGACACTACACGCGATACCATGTGGTGGTCAGATCAAGGCAAAAATGACAACAAACCAATTACAACTGAAGTGTGGGATGAGCTGAAAGAGCTTGTGACAACTCAGCTATCTGGCAAGCGCCTGTTTGTCATTGACGGTTACTGTGGTGCTAACCCTGATACGCGCTTAAGTGTACGTATTATCACTGAAGTAGCGTGGCAAGCGCACTTCGTTAAGAACATGTTCATTCGTCCAACTGACGAAGAGCTAGCAACGTTCGAACCTGATTTCGTGGTAATGAACGGTGCTAAAACAACGAACCCTAACTGGGAAAAACAGGGTCTAAACTCTGAAAACTTCGTTGCTTTCAACCTAACAGAGCGCGTTCAAATCATCGGTGGTACTTGGTACGGCGGTGAGATGAAGAAAGGCATGTTCGCAATGATGAACTACCTTCTTCCTCTGCAAGGCATTGCTTCAATGCACTGTAGTGCTAACGTTGGTGAAGAAGGCGATGTAGCGATATTCTTCGGCCTATCTGGTACCGGTAAAACAACCCTATCAACGGATCCTAAGCGTGAGCTAATAGGTGATGATGAGCACGGTTGGGACGATGATGGCATCTTCAACTTTGAAGGTGGTTGTTACGCGAAGACGATTCGTCTATCTAAAGAAGCGGAACCAGAAATCTACAATGCAATCCGTCGTGATGCGCTGCTAGAAAACGTAACGGTTCGTGGCGATGGTTCTATCGATTTTGATGACGGTTCTAAAACAGAGAACACTCGTGTTTCTTACCCGATTCACCACATCGACAACATCGTTAAGCCAGTATCAAAAGCCGGTCATGCTCAAAAAGTTATCTTCCTAACAGCAGATGCATTTGGTGTTCTACCACCAGTATCTAAGCTGACTCCGGAGCAAACTAAATACCACTTCCTATCTGGCTTCACTGCTAAGCTAGCAGGTACAGAGCGTGGTATTACTGAACCAACACCAACGTTCTCTGCGGCATTTGGTGCGGCATTCCTAACTCTTCACCCAACTCAGTACGCTGAAGTGCTTGTGAAGCGCATGGAAGCGGCTGGCGCTGAAGCTTACCTAGTGAACACTGGTTGGAATGGCACAGGCAAACGTATCTCGATCCAAGATACTCGTGGCATCATCGACGCTATCCTAGATGGCTCAATCGACCAAGCCGAAACTAAGGTTATCCCGATGTTTAACCTAGAAGTACCGCTAGCGTTGCACGATGTTGACCCTGCGATTCTTGACCCACGCGATACGTACACTGACCCACTACAATGGGAAAGCAAAGCGAAAGATCTAGCGGAACGCTTCATCAACAACTTTGATAAGTACACAGACAACGCTGAAGGTAAGTCGCTGGTTGCCGCTGGTCCTCAACTCGACTAA
- the hslR gene encoding ribosome-associated heat shock protein Hsp15: MKTTNEAVRLDKWLWAARFYKTRSIARNMVDGGKVHYNGQRSKPSKIVELGAVITLRQGNEEKTVTIEKISAHRGGAPVAQTLYEETTESLAKREEFAQQRKLNAHSPAPERRPDKKQRRDIIKFKTQ; the protein is encoded by the coding sequence ATGAAAACGACTAATGAAGCTGTCAGACTCGATAAATGGTTGTGGGCAGCACGCTTTTATAAGACTCGCTCAATTGCTCGCAACATGGTCGATGGTGGCAAAGTCCACTATAATGGTCAGCGCAGCAAACCCAGCAAAATCGTAGAACTTGGTGCAGTAATTACTCTGCGCCAAGGTAATGAAGAAAAGACGGTCACCATAGAGAAAATATCCGCACACCGTGGCGGAGCGCCAGTCGCTCAAACACTCTATGAAGAAACCACCGAAAGCTTGGCAAAAAGAGAAGAATTTGCACAACAGCGCAAGCTCAATGCTCATAGCCCAGCACCAGAACGTCGCCCAGACAAAAAGCAACGTCGTGACATCATCAAGTTCAAGACTCAATAA
- the hslO gene encoding Hsp33 family molecular chaperone HslO — MADPMSTSNVLNRYLFEDLSVRGELVQMDEAYQQIISSKEYPAPVQKLLGELLVSTTLLTATLKFEGSITMQLQGDGPVSLAVINGDNDQKIRGVARFDGDIADDAGLHDLMGKGHLVITIDPKKGERYQGIVGLEGDTLAEVLEGYFANSEQLKTRLWLRTGEHESKAHAAGMLLQVMPDGTGTPDDFEHLEQLTDTVKNEELFSLEANDLLYRLYNQEKVQVFTPQPVEFFCGCSRQRSGAAIITVAQEEIYDIISTEGSVALHCDYCGTNYSFDKNDVDALYAEAADKGDNTVH, encoded by the coding sequence ATGGCAGACCCAATGTCTACAAGTAATGTTTTAAATCGCTACCTATTTGAAGACCTATCAGTACGTGGTGAATTGGTACAAATGGACGAAGCGTACCAACAGATTATTTCTAGCAAGGAATACCCAGCGCCAGTACAAAAGCTGTTGGGTGAGCTACTGGTTTCAACGACGCTACTAACGGCGACTCTAAAGTTTGAAGGCTCTATCACGATGCAACTGCAAGGTGATGGCCCAGTATCTCTCGCTGTTATTAATGGCGATAACGATCAGAAGATCCGTGGTGTTGCTCGCTTTGACGGTGACATTGCTGACGACGCTGGCCTGCACGATCTGATGGGTAAAGGCCACCTAGTGATCACTATCGATCCTAAAAAAGGTGAACGTTACCAAGGTATCGTTGGTCTTGAAGGTGACACGCTTGCTGAAGTACTTGAAGGTTACTTCGCAAACTCTGAACAGCTAAAGACTCGTCTATGGCTACGCACGGGCGAACATGAAAGCAAAGCACACGCTGCTGGTATGCTGCTGCAGGTTATGCCTGACGGTACCGGTACGCCAGATGACTTCGAACACCTAGAACAGTTAACTGACACCGTAAAAAATGAAGAGTTGTTCTCTCTAGAAGCAAATGACCTGTTGTACCGTCTATACAACCAAGAGAAGGTTCAGGTATTTACCCCACAACCGGTTGAGTTCTTCTGTGGTTGTTCTCGTCAACGCAGCGGTGCGGCTATCATTACTGTTGCTCAAGAAGAGATCTACGACATCATCAGCACTGAAGGAAGTGTGGCTCTTCATTGTGATTACTGTGGCACAAACTACTCTTTTGATAAGAACGACGTTGACGCTCTGTACGCAGAAGCAGCAGATAAAGGCGACAATACGGTTCATTAA
- a CDS encoding AsmA family protein, whose protein sequence is MKKVFMVFGIVLAIAVATIAALLLSLQTQYRADVANFFIKHTIEQPVLIEDVEYQAPYHITLMGITLPQAQPEKQPPLYVDKIDIWFSPYSVTEAQLVLDSVLISGLQLDTNNLKILDPLFAQQHIKLHQLALHDLDFSTPDFNARGIDLQISDPTWDNHSSILPYGKTQLTAAQLYWQDEAFDNLLIDLDLKPNDSTLYGASFEWRGAKISGQAEQYQQGWSLVNVTADGLRLDQQQTQNLLSKNWNVKGIQINHINSLDILRSDVEWKNGHLAGFDASLENVQLPFQLWQQQQATFSLQAEGVTIDDDLFVDPSIQLSLQPEQILIEDFYTQWRQGSIQMNGVVTPSSVELAQLDVQGIKWITESQDENLPVTRLIPWLTQLQQASIHRLNIERSQLIQLAKKPYWQVSGLHVEGHQVQLLQDRKLGLWQGKLMASANDASYQNILSAQPVVEMNSDQGKWTLTRLFMPLKHGYVEANATLDFNQVSKPWSLDISADGLPISPMLQQLELPLDATGYGEFELQAAGLYGDSLMLGYSTTGQLKGSVRQGVMTFNDTLSETSTDNVFEIPELNANFDRGRFTLKPMHIIGASAEEEGSQRVQTLNGEVSGELDLLEQEQHSLSITLSDPCHQISGKLDQVEYSEINDCQQKSAAPEE, encoded by the coding sequence ATGAAAAAGGTATTCATGGTGTTCGGCATTGTGTTGGCTATCGCCGTTGCAACTATCGCAGCGTTGCTATTAAGCCTGCAGACGCAATACCGTGCGGATGTTGCTAACTTTTTTATCAAGCATACGATTGAACAACCTGTACTCATTGAGGATGTTGAGTATCAGGCGCCTTATCACATCACTTTAATGGGCATTACCCTGCCTCAAGCCCAACCAGAAAAGCAGCCACCTCTGTACGTCGACAAGATCGATATCTGGTTCAGTCCTTACTCTGTAACAGAAGCCCAATTAGTGTTGGATTCTGTTTTGATCAGCGGCCTGCAACTGGATACCAATAACCTAAAGATTCTCGATCCCTTGTTCGCGCAGCAACATATCAAGCTCCACCAGCTCGCTCTTCATGACTTAGACTTTTCAACACCAGACTTTAATGCGCGTGGCATCGACCTGCAGATCTCCGATCCCACCTGGGATAACCACAGCTCAATACTGCCCTACGGAAAAACACAACTCACTGCCGCACAACTCTATTGGCAAGATGAAGCCTTTGACAACTTATTGATTGATCTCGATCTAAAGCCCAATGACAGCACTCTTTATGGCGCTTCATTTGAATGGCGAGGGGCTAAGATTTCTGGGCAAGCGGAACAGTATCAGCAAGGTTGGTCGCTGGTGAATGTAACCGCTGACGGCTTAAGGCTCGATCAACAACAAACCCAAAACCTATTAAGCAAAAATTGGAACGTAAAAGGCATCCAAATAAACCACATCAACAGTTTAGATATCTTGCGTAGCGATGTGGAATGGAAAAATGGCCACTTAGCTGGCTTCGATGCTTCATTAGAAAATGTTCAGTTACCGTTTCAGCTGTGGCAGCAGCAACAAGCCACCTTTTCCCTACAAGCAGAGGGCGTCACCATTGATGATGACTTGTTCGTCGACCCGAGTATCCAACTAAGCCTCCAGCCTGAGCAGATCCTGATTGAGGATTTCTATACCCAATGGCGACAAGGCAGCATCCAAATGAACGGGGTGGTAACACCAAGCTCAGTTGAACTCGCGCAGCTTGATGTTCAGGGCATAAAATGGATTACTGAAAGCCAAGATGAAAATCTACCGGTCACTCGCTTAATCCCTTGGCTTACACAGCTACAGCAAGCCTCTATTCATCGACTAAACATAGAGCGTAGCCAACTCATCCAACTTGCAAAAAAACCTTACTGGCAGGTTTCAGGGCTTCATGTCGAGGGGCATCAGGTTCAATTGCTGCAAGATAGAAAGCTAGGGTTGTGGCAAGGCAAGTTAATGGCCAGCGCCAATGATGCCAGCTACCAGAATATTCTCAGCGCTCAGCCTGTGGTTGAAATGAATAGCGATCAAGGCAAATGGACACTGACACGCCTGTTTATGCCGCTAAAGCATGGCTATGTTGAAGCGAATGCAACGCTCGACTTTAACCAAGTAAGTAAACCGTGGAGCCTAGACATCTCTGCTGACGGGTTACCTATATCACCCATGTTACAGCAGCTTGAGTTACCACTGGATGCGACAGGCTATGGTGAATTCGAACTTCAAGCCGCAGGTTTGTACGGCGATTCGCTGATGCTGGGCTACTCAACCACAGGTCAACTCAAGGGCAGCGTGCGCCAAGGCGTGATGACCTTTAACGACACGCTGTCTGAAACATCAACCGATAACGTGTTTGAGATCCCTGAGCTCAACGCGAATTTTGACCGTGGCCGCTTTACTCTCAAACCAATGCACATTATTGGTGCATCGGCAGAAGAGGAAGGTTCGCAGAGGGTTCAAACACTGAATGGTGAGGTCTCGGGCGAACTCGATTTGCTAGAACAAGAGCAGCACTCGCTCTCCATTACCCTTTCCGACCCATGCCACCAAATTTCAGGAAAGCTCGACCAAGTTGAATATTCTGAGATTAACGACTGCCAACAAAAAAGCGCCGCTCCTGAGGAGTAG
- the gspC gene encoding type II secretion system protein GspC has translation MNFLELKNSVGNSPVLSRLLENGFVLQQKLSLATCCVLIAASAWILGQLAWFIEPAEQTVVPWKATASSSSAPQSTLDISSLQQSNLFGAYNPTTAPVVEQQVIQDAPKTRLNLVLVGAVASSNPKLSLAVIANRGTQATYGINEEIEGTRAKLKAVLVDRVIIDNSGRDETLMLEGIEYKRLAVSEPAPPRASSSVRGNNPASAEEKLDEIKAKIMKDPQQIFQYVRLSQVKRDDKVIGYRVSPGKDSELFNSVGLQNGDIATQLNGQDLTDPAAMGNIFRSISELTELNLVVERDGQQHEVFIEF, from the coding sequence GTGAACTTTTTAGAGCTCAAAAATAGCGTAGGAAATTCTCCTGTGTTGAGCCGCTTATTAGAGAATGGATTTGTACTTCAGCAGAAACTGAGTCTAGCTACGTGTTGTGTGTTGATTGCAGCTTCTGCATGGATTTTAGGACAGCTTGCATGGTTTATCGAACCTGCCGAGCAAACAGTCGTACCTTGGAAAGCAACCGCTTCATCGTCTTCTGCTCCTCAATCGACTCTTGATATCTCCTCTTTGCAGCAGAGCAACCTTTTTGGTGCCTATAACCCAACCACGGCTCCTGTGGTTGAGCAACAAGTTATCCAAGACGCACCAAAGACACGATTGAATCTGGTTTTAGTGGGTGCGGTTGCCAGCTCTAACCCCAAATTAAGCTTAGCTGTGATTGCGAATCGCGGCACACAAGCAACCTACGGCATTAATGAAGAGATTGAAGGCACGCGAGCTAAGTTAAAAGCGGTATTAGTCGATCGCGTGATTATTGATAACTCAGGTCGAGATGAAACCTTGATGCTTGAAGGCATTGAGTACAAGCGTTTGGCCGTTTCAGAACCTGCGCCACCTCGCGCCTCTTCTTCTGTGCGTGGCAACAACCCCGCTTCTGCAGAAGAGAAGCTTGATGAAATTAAAGCGAAGATAATGAAAGATCCGCAACAAATCTTCCAATATGTTCGACTGTCTCAGGTGAAGCGCGATGATAAAGTGATTGGTTATCGTGTGAGCCCTGGCAAAGATTCAGAACTTTTTAACTCTGTTGGGCTCCAAAACGGAGATATTGCCACTCAGTTAAATGGACAAGACCTGACAGACCCTGCTGCTATGGGCAACATATTCCGTTCCATCTCAGAACTGACAGAGCTAAATCTGGTGGTCGAGAGAGATGGTCAACAACATGAAGTGTTTATTGAATTTTAA
- the gspF gene encoding type II secretion system inner membrane protein GspF yields the protein MAAFEYKALDAKGKSKKGSIEADNARQARQRIKELGLMPVEMTEAKAKTAKGAQPSTSFKRGISTPDLALITRQISTLVQSGMPLEECLKAVAEQSEKPRIRTMLLAVRSKVTEGYSLADSLSDFPHIFDELFRAMVAAGEKSGHLDAVLERLADYAENRQKMRSKLLQAMIYPIVLVVFAVTIVSFLLATVVPKIVEPIIQMGQELPQSTQFLLASSEFIQNWGIQLLLLTLGVIVVVKTALKKPGVRMSWDRKLLSIPLIGKIAKGINTSRFARTLSICTSSAIPILEGMKVAVDVMSNHHVKQQVLQASDSVREGASLRKALDQTKLFPPMMLHMIASGEQSGQLEQMLTRAADNQDQSFESTVNIALGIFTPALIALMAGLVLFIVMATLMPMLEMNNLMSG from the coding sequence ATGGCGGCATTTGAATACAAAGCGTTGGATGCCAAAGGCAAGAGTAAAAAAGGCTCTATTGAAGCCGATAATGCTCGTCAGGCTCGCCAAAGAATAAAAGAGCTTGGCTTGATGCCAGTTGAGATGACCGAGGCTAAAGCAAAAACAGCGAAAGGTGCTCAGCCATCGACCAGCTTTAAACGCGGCATTAGTACACCTGACTTGGCTTTGATTACGCGTCAGATATCAACGCTAGTCCAATCTGGAATGCCGCTAGAAGAGTGTTTGAAAGCGGTAGCGGAGCAATCTGAAAAGCCACGTATTCGAACCATGTTGTTGGCGGTTCGCTCTAAGGTGACGGAAGGTTATTCGTTAGCGGACAGTCTGTCTGATTTTCCTCATATCTTCGATGAGCTGTTTAGAGCCATGGTCGCAGCTGGTGAGAAATCTGGCCACTTAGATGCGGTATTGGAACGACTGGCTGACTACGCTGAGAATCGTCAGAAAATGCGCTCTAAGCTGCTGCAAGCGATGATCTACCCAATCGTGCTGGTGGTGTTTGCGGTGACGATAGTCTCTTTCTTGCTCGCCACTGTCGTGCCTAAGATCGTTGAGCCGATTATTCAGATGGGCCAAGAACTTCCTCAATCGACACAATTTTTATTAGCATCGAGTGAATTTATTCAGAATTGGGGTATCCAATTACTGTTGTTGACCCTGGGTGTGATTGTTGTTGTGAAGACCGCGCTGAAAAAACCGGGCGTTCGTATGAGTTGGGATCGCAAACTATTGAGTATCCCGCTGATCGGCAAGATAGCGAAAGGGATCAATACCTCTCGTTTTGCACGCACACTCTCTATCTGTACATCGAGTGCGATTCCAATCCTTGAAGGGATGAAGGTCGCGGTTGATGTTATGTCGAATCATCATGTGAAACAGCAAGTGTTACAAGCTTCAGATAGTGTTAGAGAAGGGGCAAGCCTGCGTAAAGCGTTGGATCAAACCAAACTTTTTCCACCGATGATGCTGCATATGATCGCCAGTGGTGAGCAGAGTGGTCAGTTGGAACAGATGCTGACAAGAGCGGCAGACAACCAAGACCAAAGCTTTGAGTCGACGGTTAATATCGCCCTAGGTATCTTTACCCCAGCCCTTATCGCGTTGATGGCAGGCTTAGTGCTGTTTATCGTGATGGCGACGCTGATGCCAATGCTTGAAATGAACAATTTAATGAGTGGTTAA